CAGGTGCCGCCTGCGGCCGGGAGCGCCATGGCGCAGAAGTACCTCGGCACCGACGAGATCACGGTGTGCACCTTCGGGGACGGCGCCACCAGCGAGGGCGACTGGCACGCCGGCATGAACATGGCGGGCGCGAACCAGGCCCCGTGCCTGTTCGTGTGCGAGAACAACCAGTGGGCGATCAGCACCGGCGTGCGCCAGCAGACGGCCAGCGCCACCATCCACATCAAGGCGCAGGCCTACGGCATGCCCGGGTACTACGTGGACGGCAACGACATCGTGGCCGTGATGGAGGTCTGCGCGCACGCCGCCGAGCGCGTGCGCCGGGGAGACGGGCCGGCGCTGGTCGAGTGCCTCACGTACCGCGTGGGCTCGCACAGCAACGCGGACGCCGACGCGGAAAAGCAGTACCGCACCCGCGAAGAGGTGGGCGTGTGGCTGGCACGCGATCCGATCCTGCGGCTCGAGAAGCTGCTGGAGCACCTGGGCGAGCCCGTGAGCCCCGAGGAGCGCGCCGCCCTGATCGCACAGACGCACCGGGAGGTCGATCAGGACGTGCTGCGCGCCGAGGCGACCGGCCAGCCAGACTGGCGGATCATCTTCGAGGACGTGTATGCGGACCTGCCGTCGCACCTGCGCGACCAGGCGGCGGCGCTGCGGGCCGAGCAGGAGGGAGCGCGCGCATGACGGCCACCCAGGAGAAGGCGACCCCGACCCCGGTGGGTGAGACGCGCACCATCAACCTCATCCAGGCGATCACCGAGGCGCTCGCCGAGGAGCTGGACCGCGACCACCGGGTGGTGCTGTTCGGCGAGGACGTCGGGGCGCGCGGCGGCGTGTTCATGGCGACGGCGGGCCTGCAGGCGCGCTTCGGCCGGGAGCGCGTGTTCGACACCCCGCTCTCCGAGGCGAGCATTGTCGGGGCGGCGGTGGGCATGGCCGCGCGGGGCCTGCGGCCGGTCGCGGAGATCCAGTTCGCGGACTACATGGGGCCGGGCTTCGACCAGATCATCAGCCAGGCGGCCAAGCTGCGCTACCGCAGCGGCGGGCAGTTCACGTGCCCGCTGGTGATCCGCACGCCGTCGGGCGGCGGCGTCAAGGGCGGGCACCACCACAGCCAGAGCCCCGAGGCGTACTACACGCACACGCCCGGCCTGAAGGTCGTGATGCCCAGCACGCCCTACGACGCCAAGGGGCTGCTGAAGGCGGCGATCCGCGGCGAGGACCCCGTCATCTACTTCGAGCCCAAGCGCCTGTACCGCGCGTCCAAGGGCGAGGTGCCCACGCACGACTACACGGTGCGGATCGGTGAGGCCGCCGTACGCCGCGAGGGCACCGACCTGAGCCTGATCGGCTACGGGGGCGTGATGCCGGACGTGGAACGCGCCGCCGAGGCCCTGGGCGCCGAGGGCGTGAGCGCCGAGGTGATCGACCTGCGCTCGCTGGTGCCGTGGGATCAGGACGCTGTGGTGCGCTCGGTACAGAAGACCGGCCGGGCGGTGCTCGTGAGCGAGGCGCCGCGCATCGGCAACTTCATGGGCGAGGTCGCCTACGTGATCCAGGAGCGGGCCTTCGACTCGCTGCTGGCGCCGGTGGGACAGGTGGCGGGCTTCGACACGCCGTATCCGTATGTGCAGGACCGCGTGTACCTGCCCGGCCCGAACCGCATCCTGGCCGCGTGCGTGCGGGCGCTGAACCACTGATGCGCCCGCCGGCCAAGCGCGGGAGCAGGGGAGGGGAGAGGCCGCCCGTGAAACTCGACGTCTCCCGCGCCGTGCTGGGCCCGGTGGGGCTGGCCATCGGCTTCGCGCTGTACGCGGGGGCGGGGCGGGTGGACGAACCGTGGCGGAGCGTGCTGGTCGGCGCCATGTTCGCCCTGCTGGGCGGCGCGGCGTTCGCGTACGCGCGCGGGGAACGCTGGATCCAGGGCCTGGGGATCGTGCTGATCGCCTACGGCCTGCTGCGCGCCACCGTGCTGCGCTGAAACGACTTACCTTGGGGGTCACCGACGTGAAAGAAGTGCTGTTGCCGGAACTGGCAGAGAGTGTGGTGGAGGGCGAGATCCTCAAGTGGCTGGTCGCGGAGGGCGACGTGATCGCGCTGGAGCAGCCCCTGTGTGAGGTCATGACCGACAAGGTGACGGTGGAACTACCCAGCCCCGTGGCGGGCGTCCTGAGCCGGCGCCTCGCGCAGGAGGGCGACGTGGTGCCGGTCCACGCGGCCATCGCGCTGATCGACGAGGGCGGCACTGGGGCCGCCGGGAGCGCCGCCCCGGCCGCCACGCAGGCGATTCAGGACAGTGCCGGGAACGCCGTGCCCGCCGCTCTGCCCGTGCAGGCCCAGGAGGAGCGCGACGCGGTGGCCGAGCCCGGCGGCAGCATCGTGGAGGCCGGCCACCTGGCGGGCAAGGCGGACGACGACTCAGGTAGCCTGTTCCGCGCCTTCGCGTCCGACGAGACCGTGAAGGTGCAGGGCCTGGGCGAGCGCAGCGGCAGCGGCGCGCCGGGCAGCGTGACCGCCGGGACCGGAGTGCTGAACCGCGAGCCTGTGGCCACCCGCGCCGACGGCCGCGTGCTGGCCGTGCCCGCCGCGCGCCAGCTCGCCCGCGAGCGGGGCATCGATCTGGGGCAGGTGCGCGGCAGTGGCCCGAACGGCCGCATCCGCGTGCAGGACGTCGAGGCGCACAGCAGCCCAGCGCCCGTCCCAGCGGCGGCTCAGGCCGTTCCGGCCGGGATGCCCACCCCCACGGCGCAGCCCGTCCCGGCCCCCGCGCCCGCCAGCCCAGCTCCCACCGCGCCCAGGGTCGGCGGCCTGCCCGTACCGCCCGTGCCGTACCGCACTCCGAAGGGCTACGAGCACCTGGAAGACCGCGTGCCGCTGCGGGGCATGCGCCGGGCGATCAGCACGCAGATGCAGGCCAGCCACCTGTACACCGTGCGGACCCTGACGGTGGACGAGGTGAACCTCTCGAAGCTGGTGGCCTTCCGCGCGCGCGTGAAGGATGAGGCGGCGGCGGCCGGCGTGAAGCTGTCGTACCTGCCGTTCATCTTCCGGGCGGTGACCGCCGCGCTGCGCAAGTACCCCAGCCTGAACTCGTCGTTCGACGAGGCCACCGGCGAGATCGTGATGAAGCGCTACTTCAACATCGGCATGGCTGTTGCCACCGACGCGGGGCTGACCGTGCCGGTGCTGCGCGATGTGAACCACAAGAGCATCTTCGAGCTGGCGCGCGAGGTCGGCGATCTGGCCGCCCGCGCGCAGGCTGGGAAGCTCCAGGCAGACGAGCTGGCCGGCAGCACCTTCTCGGTCACGAACATCGGCTCGATCGGGGCGCTGTTCTCCTTCCCGATCATCAACGTGCCAGACGCCGCGATCCTGGGTGTCCACTCCATCCAGAAGCGGCCCATCGTGAACGCGGCGGGCGACATCGTCGCGGCGGACATGATGTACCTGTCGCTGTCCTTTGACCACCGCCTGGTGGACGGCGCCGAGGCCGCGCGCTTCTGCAAGGAGGTCATCCGTCTGCTGGAGGAGCCGGACCGCCTGATGCTCGAGGCGCTGTAGCGGGGGAGGGGAGAGGTAAAGGGAATCTCAGGGACCGGCCGGCCCCGGTCAAGGGCGCGTCAGCTTGAAGCGCTAGCGTGACCGGTGCGTGGACGGCCCAGGTTGCCCACGCGTGCCAGCCACTGTCTCGCTTCGCCCGTCGTCCACCGAAATGAGTACACTGCCATGATGATCCGCCCTGCCCTGCTGCTGCTCACCCTCGGTACCCTGGCCGCCCCGGCCGGGGCGCTGAAGATGAGCGTGTGGGACCGGGAACTTCAGACCAAGCTGGGCGACGGCGAGAGCGTGGGCAGCGTGTTCACAGCGCAGCTGGTCGGGGACTACCAGGGCCCGGTGGTCATCCTCTTCGCGCTGAGTGACGACGAGAAGGCCAAGGGCACCTACGGCGCCCTCAAGACCCGCTACGACGGCGTGCTGGAGGGCCGGCAGCTGAGCATCCAGGCCACGTCAGGCGCGGCCAATACCACGCAGACACTCGCCAAGTTTCTGGCGTCGTACAAGCTCAAGCTGAACCTGCAGCCCGCCGCCGATACCCTGAGCCTGCCCGGCCTGAAGACCACCACCTCGCCCGCCCTCCCCGCCCCCGTGCAGGCGCCCGCCCGGCAGTCCAAGTAGGCTGCCGGGCCACGCCCTCGTCCGCCGAAAGGAGACGTCCATGCTGGCCCAGATCCTGGTTGTAGAAGACGATCCCCACCTCGGACCGCTCCTGAAGGAGTACCTGTCTGCCGACTACTTGGTACAGCACGCCGCCACCCTCAAGGACGCGCAGGCGTGGCTGGGCACGCATACCGCGCAGCTGATCCTGCTCGACCTGAACCTTCCGGACGGCGACGGCCTGGACCTCGTGCAGGCGCTGCGGCAGTACTCCTCTACACCGGTGCTGGTGCTGTCGGCGCGCAGCGGCGTGCAGGAGCGCGTGCAGGGCCTGAACGCCGGCGCGGACGACTACCTGACCAAACCCTTCGCGATGCCGGAACTCGACGCGCGCATCACCGCCCTGCTGCGGCGCACGGCGGCCGGCACCGGCGTGAATCTGGGCAACACCAGCCTGTCCACCAGCAGCCTGCTGCTCACGGTGGACGACAAGACCGTGAACCTCACCGAGCACGAGGCCCGCATCCTGGAGCTGATGATGCGTACCCCCGAGCGGGTGTTCTCCCGCGCGGACATCGAGTCGCACCTGTACGGCTGGGAGACCCCGAACAGCAACTCGGTCGAGGTGCGGATCTCGCAGCTGCGCAAGAAGCTGGAGAGCGCGAACAGCGACCTGCGCATCCGCACCATCCGCAACGTCGGCTACGTGCTCCAGGCCTGACGTGACCACTCCCTCCGGCCAGAGCTGACCTGCCGTGACGCCGCAGCCGCGCCCCCTGCCGCCCGCCCGGCCCCGCCCGGATCGGCCAGCGGCAGGGGGCGCGGCCCGCTCGTCTGTCCGTCCGTCGGCGGCTGGGGCGTGGCGGCACTCGCTGCGCTTCCGGCTGGCCCTGATGTACTCGGCGCTGGCCCTGCTGCTGATCATGCTGGTCAGCGCCGGCGTGGTGGGGCTGCTGCTCTCCCGCATGGACCAGCAGTTCAACGCCCGCCTGAACGAGCGCGCCGACACCCTGGCCGAGGCCTTCACCGGCACCGGGCAGGGCCTCGGCAAGACGGCGAGCGGCCCGACGGCGTACACCATGCTGATCGACAAGGGGGGGCAGGTGCTCGCCGCCAGCCCGATTCTGCGGGAGTTCGACGGCTCGCCGTATCCCTTCGGTGATCGGAGCCGCGTGACCATTCAGGAGACCACCGTGCGCGCGGCCAAACGCCAGGTCGGGGATTTCGGGACGCTGTGGGTGGGCCTGCCCGAGGACGATCTGATTGCCGCGCGCGAGAGCGCCCTGAGCGCCCTGCTGGTGGCGCTGGTGTTCACGCCGCTGCTGCTGTTGCCGGTCGGGTGGTGGGTGGGGCGGCGCTCACTGAGCGGGCTGGAGCACGCCGCCACCCTGGCCGACCGCATCGATCCCACCCGCAGCCTGGACACGCTGCCCCTTCCCGCGCGCGAGGACGAGGTCCACCGCCTGCTGAGCGCCCTGAACCGCCTGCTGGTGCGCATCGAGGCCGGACAGGCCCGCGAGAAGCAGCTGCTGGGCCAGATCGTGCACGAGCTGGGCGCGCCGCTGACGGTGTTGCGGGCCAGCCTCGCGCGGGCCAGCGAGCGCTCTGAAGATCCAGAGGTCGTGCGCGCCGCGCTGGTGGCGGACGAACTGACCTTCACCACGCAGGACCTGATGCAGCTCGCCCGCGGACAGCTCGAGATCCGGCTGGCGTGGCACTACATCCCCGCGCGGACGCTGCGGGACCGCCTCGACCGGCTGGTACCGGGCACGGTCTTCACCGGGCAGTGGAACGTGGGCATCCTGTGCGACCCGGACCGCCTCACACAGGCGCTGCGCAACCTGCTGGCCAACGCGCGGCGCGCCGCCGGGCCGGACGGCAGCGTCACCCTTGACCTGGCCGATACGCCGGAGTCGCTGACCTTCACGGTGCGCGACTCGGGTCCGGGCCTGCCGGCCGGGCTGGGCGAGCGGATCTTCGAGCCGTTCGTGAGCGGGTCCGGCAGCTCCGGCCTGGGCCTGAGCGTCAGCCGGCAGATCGCGGTCATGCACGGCGGCACCCTGAAGGGCGCCACGCACCCGCAGGGCGGCGCGCAGTTCGTGCTGTGCATCCCGAACGCTGCCCTGAGCGACGAGGATGACGCACTGACGAGCTGAGCGCCCCCGTATCCTGACCGGATGACGAGTTCCCAGCCGGCCCCCGGCGACCGGACGGCCGAGTTGCTGGCCCTGCTGACACTGCGTTTCACGCCCCAGCTGGGACCCCGCCGTATCGAGGCGCTGCGCCGGCACTTCGGCACGGCCCGGCAGGCGCTCAGCGCTCCGCTGGGAGCCCTGCGCGCCGTGCCGGGGCTGGATGCCCGGAGCGTCGCGGCCGTCGGCAATGAGAAGGCAGCCGCACAGGCGCGGACCGAGCTGGACCGGGCCGCAGAGGCCGGCGTGACCGTCCTGGGCCGCGGCCTGGACGGGTATCCGGCCGCGCTCGACGCCCTGGGCGACCCGCCGCCGGTCCTGTGGGTGAGCGGTCCGCTGCCCGGGTTTCCGGCCGTACCGCGCGCCGTCGGGATCGTGGGCACGCGCGCCGCGAGTCCGCACGCGCTGGCGCTGGCCCGCCAGATCGCCAGTGACCTCGCGCGGGCCGACGTGGTGGTGGTCAGCGGCCTCGCCCGGGGGATCGACACCGCCGCGCACACGGCCACCCTCGACGCGGGTGGGCAGACGGTGGGCGTGCTGGGCAGCGGCGTGAACCACATCTATCCCGGCGAGAACGCCCCACTGTCACGGCGCATGACGGTCGTCAGCGAGTACGCACTGGGCACGCCGCCCGCCCAGCACCACTTCCCGACGCGTAACCGAGTGATCGCCGCCCTGTCTGCCGGCTCGCTGGTCGTGGAGGGCGAGCTAAAGTCCGGGTCGATGATCACCGCCACGCACGCGCTGGAGTGCGGCCGCACGGTCTTCGCAGTGCCCGGCCGGGCCGGCGATCCACGTGCCGCCGGCCCGCACCGTCTGCTGCGCGAGGGCGCGGTGCTCACCGAGAGCGCGCAGGACATCCTGGACGAACTCGGCTGGGGGACCGTGACCGCGGCGCCACGGCCCGACCTGCCCCCGGAACAGGAACGGGTGTACGCGGCCCTGACGACGCCCATGACGCTGGACGACCTCCAGGCCGCGTGTGGGCTGGCGCTGCCGGAGCTTCAGACCGCGCTGCTGATGCTCCAGCTCCAGGGCCTGGTGGAGGAGACCGGGGGCCGCTGGGCCCGGCGCTGACCACGCCTCAGGTGTGCTGCGGCCCGTAGTCCTTTTCCACGTTCACGCTCGGCGGGCCGGGCAGGACCACGCCCTCGCGGTCCGGGTCGCTCAGGGTGTCCAGCACGTCCCGGACGCCCACCCGCAGCCGGCCGTGCTCGCCGACCGTGTGGCCCAGCACCGGGTCGAGGGTGAGGCTCCAGCCGCCGCCCTCCCACGGCACCTGCACGCGCAGCGCCGTGCCGGCGTGCAGCGCGGCGAGTTCCAGGTCGTCGATGCGGACGCGGACGCGGCCGTCGGTGAAACGGACTTTCATGGCCGCAGCATAGGGGGCGCAGAATATGGGCATGAACATCCTGATCCTGGGCGGCACGCAGTTCGTGGGTCGGCACATCGTGGAGGCGTTCCTGGCGGCCGGGCACACGGTCAGCATCCTCACGCGCGGTCGGTCGAAGGACGACCTGCCGGACCGCGTGGAGCGCCTGCGCGGCGACCGCGCCGAGGCGGACGGCCTGGACGCCCTGAGGGGCCGCGCGTGGGACGCGTGCGTGGACGTCAGCGGATACGTGCCGCGTGCCGTGCGGGCGAGCGCCGAGCTGCTGCGGGATCATGTGGGCCGCTACGTGTTCATCTCGACCGCCAGCGTGTACGCCCACCCCGAACGCCACCCGGTGCGCGAGGACGATCCCCTGCTGCCCCCGGCCGCCGAGGACGTCACGCAGGTCACGGGCGAGACGTACGGGCCGCTCAAGGTCACCTGCGAGCAGATTGTGGAGGCCACCTACGGCGAGCGCGCAACCATCCTGCGCCCGCAGATCGTGGCCGGGCCGCACGACCACACCGCGCGCTACCCGTACTGGGTGGATCGGGCCGCGCGTGGCGGCGCAGTCCTCGCGCCCGGCGACGGCTCTGACCACGTGCAGGTGATCGACGCCCGCGACCTCGCCCGCTTCACGGTGCGGGTGGTCGAGAACGGGATCGGGGGCGTCTTCAACCTCGCGGGGCCGCGCCTGA
This window of the Deinococcus metalli genome carries:
- a CDS encoding thiamine pyrophosphate-dependent dehydrogenase E1 component subunit alpha gives rise to the protein MIDPHTPDPIQYVGEDGTPVLALPERFTPALLRELHRDMLRAREFDRKLITLLRQGRTTFYAQSSGMEATQVGLARSLRAGHDWVWPYYRDHTLALSMGVPMYELISQCLGTNSDPCRGRQMPHHFASAALKFVSISSSIASQVPPAAGSAMAQKYLGTDEITVCTFGDGATSEGDWHAGMNMAGANQAPCLFVCENNQWAISTGVRQQTASATIHIKAQAYGMPGYYVDGNDIVAVMEVCAHAAERVRRGDGPALVECLTYRVGSHSNADADAEKQYRTREEVGVWLARDPILRLEKLLEHLGEPVSPEERAALIAQTHREVDQDVLRAEATGQPDWRIIFEDVYADLPSHLRDQAAALRAEQEGARA
- a CDS encoding NAD-dependent epimerase/dehydratase family protein — its product is MNILILGGTQFVGRHIVEAFLAAGHTVSILTRGRSKDDLPDRVERLRGDRAEADGLDALRGRAWDACVDVSGYVPRAVRASAELLRDHVGRYVFISTASVYAHPERHPVREDDPLLPPAAEDVTQVTGETYGPLKVTCEQIVEATYGERATILRPQIVAGPHDHTARYPYWVDRAARGGAVLAPGDGSDHVQVIDARDLARFTVRVVENGIGGVFNLAGPRLSWAAFMDVLGVSRPVWITSADLKAHELGFAELPLYIPEHDAQGGLMDISNDRAVAAGLTLTDPAVTARDTRAWSQDAALSSALSPEREAEVLAAVQG
- a CDS encoding HAMP domain-containing sensor histidine kinase encodes the protein MYSALALLLIMLVSAGVVGLLLSRMDQQFNARLNERADTLAEAFTGTGQGLGKTASGPTAYTMLIDKGGQVLAASPILREFDGSPYPFGDRSRVTIQETTVRAAKRQVGDFGTLWVGLPEDDLIAARESALSALLVALVFTPLLLLPVGWWVGRRSLSGLEHAATLADRIDPTRSLDTLPLPAREDEVHRLLSALNRLLVRIEAGQAREKQLLGQIVHELGAPLTVLRASLARASERSEDPEVVRAALVADELTFTTQDLMQLARGQLEIRLAWHYIPARTLRDRLDRLVPGTVFTGQWNVGILCDPDRLTQALRNLLANARRAAGPDGSVTLDLADTPESLTFTVRDSGPGLPAGLGERIFEPFVSGSGSSGLGLSVSRQIAVMHGGTLKGATHPQGGAQFVLCIPNAALSDEDDALTS
- the dprA gene encoding DNA-processing protein DprA, with protein sequence MTSSQPAPGDRTAELLALLTLRFTPQLGPRRIEALRRHFGTARQALSAPLGALRAVPGLDARSVAAVGNEKAAAQARTELDRAAEAGVTVLGRGLDGYPAALDALGDPPPVLWVSGPLPGFPAVPRAVGIVGTRAASPHALALARQIASDLARADVVVVSGLARGIDTAAHTATLDAGGQTVGVLGSGVNHIYPGENAPLSRRMTVVSEYALGTPPAQHHFPTRNRVIAALSAGSLVVEGELKSGSMITATHALECGRTVFAVPGRAGDPRAAGPHRLLREGAVLTESAQDILDELGWGTVTAAPRPDLPPEQERVYAALTTPMTLDDLQAACGLALPELQTALLMLQLQGLVEETGGRWARR
- a CDS encoding dihydrolipoamide acetyltransferase family protein, with protein sequence MKEVLLPELAESVVEGEILKWLVAEGDVIALEQPLCEVMTDKVTVELPSPVAGVLSRRLAQEGDVVPVHAAIALIDEGGTGAAGSAAPAATQAIQDSAGNAVPAALPVQAQEERDAVAEPGGSIVEAGHLAGKADDDSGSLFRAFASDETVKVQGLGERSGSGAPGSVTAGTGVLNREPVATRADGRVLAVPAARQLARERGIDLGQVRGSGPNGRIRVQDVEAHSSPAPVPAAAQAVPAGMPTPTAQPVPAPAPASPAPTAPRVGGLPVPPVPYRTPKGYEHLEDRVPLRGMRRAISTQMQASHLYTVRTLTVDEVNLSKLVAFRARVKDEAAAAGVKLSYLPFIFRAVTAALRKYPSLNSSFDEATGEIVMKRYFNIGMAVATDAGLTVPVLRDVNHKSIFELAREVGDLAARAQAGKLQADELAGSTFSVTNIGSIGALFSFPIINVPDAAILGVHSIQKRPIVNAAGDIVAADMMYLSLSFDHRLVDGAEAARFCKEVIRLLEEPDRLMLEAL
- a CDS encoding response regulator transcription factor; the encoded protein is MLAQILVVEDDPHLGPLLKEYLSADYLVQHAATLKDAQAWLGTHTAQLILLDLNLPDGDGLDLVQALRQYSSTPVLVLSARSGVQERVQGLNAGADDYLTKPFAMPELDARITALLRRTAAGTGVNLGNTSLSTSSLLLTVDDKTVNLTEHEARILELMMRTPERVFSRADIESHLYGWETPNSNSVEVRISQLRKKLESANSDLRIRTIRNVGYVLQA
- a CDS encoding alpha-ketoacid dehydrogenase subunit beta — its product is MTATQEKATPTPVGETRTINLIQAITEALAEELDRDHRVVLFGEDVGARGGVFMATAGLQARFGRERVFDTPLSEASIVGAAVGMAARGLRPVAEIQFADYMGPGFDQIISQAAKLRYRSGGQFTCPLVIRTPSGGGVKGGHHHSQSPEAYYTHTPGLKVVMPSTPYDAKGLLKAAIRGEDPVIYFEPKRLYRASKGEVPTHDYTVRIGEAAVRREGTDLSLIGYGGVMPDVERAAEALGAEGVSAEVIDLRSLVPWDQDAVVRSVQKTGRAVLVSEAPRIGNFMGEVAYVIQERAFDSLLAPVGQVAGFDTPYPYVQDRVYLPGPNRILAACVRALNH